TTCCTTGGACGAAGTCTTTTAGGCGCTTTTCCTTCATAGATGGGATGTAGTCTGTCATTAGAGATGCGATGCCTCCACCGAACGGCGCCGTCGACAGAGCGGCTTTGACGATGTGAAGAAGGTGCTCCCTTGGCCTCATCTGGCTGTCAATTTCTTGGATAGGTGAGTGCTGCTCTTTGTCGTTCATGTGCTCTACCTTCTTTTGGCTGCCCCAAGTAATCTAGCGCAAAGCTCAGCATCTCCGGAACAAACTATTTCTTACGCAATCTAAGATAGGTCGATCCTAGGTCGCTGCAGTGCGGCTCTCAATTGTGCTCTCAACGGCCGCTTTGGGCCGGGTGCATTGGTCATCTCGTCGTCGTTGCGAGGGGCGGGAAGTTGCCGTTCGCTGCTCTTGCAAACTTGATCGCGACTCTAAACCCAAGGGACTTCGGTGACCGGATGTCTCCACATTCTTGCTGCACAAGGTTGCGGCGAGTGCTAGCTTCGAGAAAAACATAGGAAATCTCGATTTGAGCAGTGAGATCGCAAGCCAGGGCAGCCTTTTTACTTCCGACTTTTTGACCGATTCCATTCAGGACGTTTCGGAGTGGAACACGCTTGGCGATGCTGATCCTGAAAAGTTTGGTGACAGCATTCGCTGCCATTCTGACAGCTTCCCAAACCGCGACGCGGAGATCAAGTTATGAGTGTAGAAGAGAAGGTCGTTGAAAGGATTGCAACCGTAGCCCAAAGTTGCATCCAGCGACATCCGGTCCTCATTTTGGGAAGTGGGGCATCGGTCGTTCACGGTCTAAGAGGCATGGGTGAGTTGGCCCAGTATCTTCGAGATCACATGCAACCTGACGAAGGCGAGGAGACCGATGCTTGGCTGCTAGTTAGAACGGCTTTGGCGAAAGGTGATGGCCTTGAGGAAGCTCTGTTAAAAACTGCTGCACCGCTCAGTCTCGTCGAGAAGATTGTAGCACTTACCTGGCAAGCCATTGCAGAGGATGACCTTGCCTTGATGGCGAGGGCAGCACGAGGGCAGGAGCATTTTAGCCTGTCTGACTTGCTTCAAGGAATGTTTAAGACCACTCACATGGTCACAAATATTGTGACACCAAATTATGACCGTGTGGCTGAGTATGCGACTGACATAGCGGGGTACATTCACGTTACAGGTTTTGCGCCAGGGATCATTCGAAGCCGTGAGGGCAGCGATCTAGTGTCAATTCGACGTGGAGCGCATGCGGCAAGGACGGTCAGAATCTGGAAGGTTCATGGTTCGCTCGATTGGTTCGTGGATAACACCGGTCGCGTCGTATCCTTGCCGATTCCAGAACGGTTACCAGAGGATTTTAGTCCGCTAATCGTGACACCAGGTGTCAGCAAGTATGAGCGAACGCATGACGAACCTTTTCGGTCTGCCATCCAAGGAGCAGACAGAGCGTTGGATCAAGCGGCTTCCTTTCTCTGTGTCGGCTACGGCTTTCGTGATCGGCACATTCAGCCGAAAATCGTCGATAGGTGCAGGCAACGGAATGTTCCAATCGTGATATTGGCGCGCACACTCACAGATGAAGCTAAACGGTTCCTCGCCGATAGCGCAGGGCAAGCATATATGGCGCTTGAGAAGGACGGCGAAGCAACTCGTGTGTTTCTACCAGAGCATCCCGAAGGAATGAGCATCCCTCTGCCCGATCTCTGGTCGTTCGATAATTTTAATAAGATGGCTTTGTGAGGTTTTAGATGGCAATTTTTGACTACGATGATGGTGAAGCGTTAGGGAAGATTATAGCCGTTGATACGGCAGTAGTCGTTGTGAGAGTTGATGAACTTGAGCGCCTAAAGCGAGTGCAGGTCAATCGACTGGTCGCACTTCAGAGCAGTAAGGCAGGGCAACATTTGGTTGGTGTTGTTTCACGGATCACACGTAGAGCGCCCGAAGTTACGCCAGACGAGTCGGAGGCTGATCCAGATGAAGTCACTGAGTTGCCAGAGAATAACTTGGTGCGAGTTTCGTTGATTGGCACTTTGATCGACAAACAGGGTATGCTCAAAAATATTTTCAGAAGAACACTTGAAACCGTACCTGAAATTGATGCCAATTGCTTTGCTCTTGAAGGCAAGCGTCTGACAGACTTCATGCAAGTAATCTCGAACGTAACAGGTGACGGCCCGCAGTTAGAGCTTGGAAAATATACCCTTGATGAAAATGCCACCGCGTTTCTCAACGGGAACAGGCTATTTCAGCGCCATGCGGTGATTGTAGGCAGCACCGGTTCAGGTAAATCATATACGACAGCGCGTATGTTAGACCAAGTTGCCGCTTTAGATCAGGCCAACGCCATCTTGTTCGATATACACGGTGAATATAAGACGCTTGACGGTGAAGAGTTTCGACATTTGCGCGTAGCTGGCCCAGGTGATTTGGAGCACGATCAAGGGCTTGATGATGGCGTCCTCTATCTACCATATTGGCTTCTCGGTTATGAAGCTATGGTTTCGCTATTTGTTGATCGCTCTGATCAAAACGCCCCAAACCAAGCAATGGTCATGGCCAACAGCATTACCGATGCAAAGCGTAAGTATCTTCAGGACGGTAAACATGCAGAGGTTTTGGCGAATTTTACCGTTGATAGCCCTGTACCATTTCCACTTCAGGCTGTGCTTGAACGTCTAAGTTTTCTCGATACTGAACGCGTCCCCGGCGCGAAGGCCAACACTGACAAAGCGGGCGACTTCAACGGAAAGTTAAGTCGTTTGATTGCCCGCTTTGAGGCTAAGCACATGGATCGCCGCTTAGGTTTTCTTTTTCAGCCTCATTCGGAATGTATGGAAATGGACTGGTTGCCAAGGTTGGCGCACGCGCTGACAGCAAGCAGAGGGACGCAACAAGACAAGAAAGGCGGCATAAAGATCATTGATTTCTCGGAAGTCCCATCCGACATACTGCCTTTGATGGTCAGCCTACTTGCGAGATTGGTTTTCAACATCACTCAGTGGACTCCAGTGGAGAAGCGCCACCCCATTGCCTTGTTTTGCGACGAGGCGCACCTTTATATTCCCGAGCGAGCGGGGCGTGATGGGGTCGATGACATATCCGTAGGCATCTTTGAACGTCTGGCCAAAGAAGGCCGGAAATATGGTGTTGGGCTCGTGGTCATTAGCCAGCGTCCTGCGGAGGTGAACAGGACAGTTCTAAGTCAGTGCAATAATGTGATCGCCATGCGCCTGACGAATGGCGACGATCAGAGTGTTGTCCGAAGGCTTTTGCCAGATAGCCTTGGCGGGTTTGGAGATCTGTTACCCGTTCTCGATGTTGGGGAAGCGTTGGTAGTTGGTGACGCGAGTCTTTTGCCGACCAGAGTTCGCGTAGGAGAGCCGAGATACAAACCAAACAGCGCAACCATCGACTTCTGGGATCGTTGGGCGGGTGAGACGCCGGAATCTGATATTACGGGGGCAGTGTTGTCTTGGAGGCGTCAAAGCGCGAGATAGTGACGCGAGGAATGCGTGCATAGATCAAGACTTATGCACACCCGCACTGCGTTAGCGTTTTCAATCGCTTCGAGCGTGCAAAATTCACGGTCGGAATTTTGTTTGCAACGCATGAATGTCGGCTTGGCAGGCTGCAACAACAGCAAGTTGGCTGGTCGGCGAATGTCCGGTTAGGGCCGTCGGCTTCAGGTAGTAGGAGGCAGGAGGGAGCTGCGCGGTTTGTCCGCTCCAGTAGGTTCTCCGTCCATCTGGAGAAGCCGGTCAGAGCGCTAGTTGCGCAGAGACAAAATCAGCGCGTGATGCGATGTCGGTGCACGGCAGTTCCGTGATCTCATATCCGAGCGCGGTGTAGGTCTCCCGCATGACGGCGCAGGTCGCTTCGGCCTCGGTGCGGGTCTGCGTGCGTTCGGTGTCCTGTGTGAAGATCTCGTCCCAGTAGGGCGTCAGGAAGACGCGGGCGTTGTAACGGACTGCCTTGGCCGTAGCGGCGACGTGGGGCGCCACGGGGAGGCCGCAGAGGGTCAGGTAGCCCATTATGTCGGGAATGCCCCGGTCGAAGATCACGGGGCCTGAGAGTGCCTGTGCGTCCTCGTAGGCGCGGAGGTCGCGCTCAAGCATCCGTTCGGCATAGGCCATGCGGTCCGCCCAGGGGAGGGCGTCTCCGCCGCTCTGCATTTCCTCGCGAATGACCGCGCGACCGGATTCGGGGATCGTATGAAAGCCGCGGCGGGAGAGCTCGGTGATCAGGCTGGTCTTGCCCGCACCAGGGCCGCCCGTCACGACGAAGAAATGGTCGCTCATGGGCCATCCTCGGGTTTGACAGGGGAAGGGCTGCGCAGCGATCGACGCGCCGAAAGGTGCGGATCAAGGCAGCATGGATTTTCGTAGGGAAAACAGCACCGGTCTGCGCGGCAGAGGCAAATCCTCTGACAAGAAAGGCAGAACTATCTGGTGCTTTTCACAATGATATTTGGTGGAGCCTAGGGGGATCGAACCCCTGACCTCTTGCATGCCATGCAAGCGCTCTCCCAGCTGAGCTAAGGCCCCGTCAGCAAATTGCTTTGCTTGAGCATCTCTTAGGGGGGAATTCCGGTAGGAGCAAGAGAAAAAGATCGTCGATCTGCTTTTTAAATTGTACACAATGTACGACTGATTCTGCCTCTCGCAAAACTGCTCCCTGTAACTGAGAGTCTGCGTCAGTTCTGAAGGAGCAAATGTATGCAAAAAATCCGCATCACCTAGGTGCGGAGGATGTCTGTCGCGAACCGTAGCGCATTTGCGCGGCGCGCCTTGGCACTTTTCCATGTGACTGACGTGGAAGTCGCCCACGCATATGAGATACGGCGCTGTCCGTTCTTCTCTGATGAGCATCCTAAAGCTTGTGGTGGAAAACAATTCCCACTAAGTTCAAGGAACTTCCTCACACAGTGTAGCCGATCTTCACATAATTCCGAATTAGATCATATATTTTAGAATCGCGCGGAAAAACTCGATGCATTTTGAAGCAGTGTTAAGGCTATGGAAC
The sequence above is drawn from the Thioclava sp. GXIMD4216 genome and encodes:
- a CDS encoding SIR2 family protein — its product is MSVEEKVVERIATVAQSCIQRHPVLILGSGASVVHGLRGMGELAQYLRDHMQPDEGEETDAWLLVRTALAKGDGLEEALLKTAAPLSLVEKIVALTWQAIAEDDLALMARAARGQEHFSLSDLLQGMFKTTHMVTNIVTPNYDRVAEYATDIAGYIHVTGFAPGIIRSREGSDLVSIRRGAHAARTVRIWKVHGSLDWFVDNTGRVVSLPIPERLPEDFSPLIVTPGVSKYERTHDEPFRSAIQGADRALDQAASFLCVGYGFRDRHIQPKIVDRCRQRNVPIVILARTLTDEAKRFLADSAGQAYMALEKDGEATRVFLPEHPEGMSIPLPDLWSFDNFNKMAL
- a CDS encoding ATP-binding protein; this encodes MAIFDYDDGEALGKIIAVDTAVVVVRVDELERLKRVQVNRLVALQSSKAGQHLVGVVSRITRRAPEVTPDESEADPDEVTELPENNLVRVSLIGTLIDKQGMLKNIFRRTLETVPEIDANCFALEGKRLTDFMQVISNVTGDGPQLELGKYTLDENATAFLNGNRLFQRHAVIVGSTGSGKSYTTARMLDQVAALDQANAILFDIHGEYKTLDGEEFRHLRVAGPGDLEHDQGLDDGVLYLPYWLLGYEAMVSLFVDRSDQNAPNQAMVMANSITDAKRKYLQDGKHAEVLANFTVDSPVPFPLQAVLERLSFLDTERVPGAKANTDKAGDFNGKLSRLIARFEAKHMDRRLGFLFQPHSECMEMDWLPRLAHALTASRGTQQDKKGGIKIIDFSEVPSDILPLMVSLLARLVFNITQWTPVEKRHPIALFCDEAHLYIPERAGRDGVDDISVGIFERLAKEGRKYGVGLVVISQRPAEVNRTVLSQCNNVIAMRLTNGDDQSVVRRLLPDSLGGFGDLLPVLDVGEALVVGDASLLPTRVRVGEPRYKPNSATIDFWDRWAGETPESDITGAVLSWRRQSAR
- a CDS encoding AAA family ATPase — protein: MSDHFFVVTGGPGAGKTSLITELSRRGFHTIPESGRAVIREEMQSGGDALPWADRMAYAERMLERDLRAYEDAQALSGPVIFDRGIPDIMGYLTLCGLPVAPHVAATAKAVRYNARVFLTPYWDEIFTQDTERTQTRTEAEATCAVMRETYTALGYEITELPCTDIASRADFVSAQLAL